A genome region from Corynebacterium uberis includes the following:
- a CDS encoding bifunctional lysylphosphatidylglycerol flippase/synthetase MprF, translated as MTRQLFAVVRRTPATFVLAAMIWIVRWTVGPDTFDLWDSLGVWMPYRINDPHLLLAGLTASTGMGAIISTGAILVLVLGSEMVLGTRKMLAVAAAMQIFATPVGLMIAQSVEEVGLNRWGADLLNQAFVSPVGWICGTAAFATGHMPVLWRRRIAGWLVTLTATLVLFSGSLGDFVGLATTILGLLARNVNSVRRMSLRETRVLVAMVLAAVGLGPVISAFNPLAQSPLSAVGELAWWPAVIDLVPLIVQAVLILGLVRGRRLAWWLSLGFQILSCLVIAVHVVARREAYDGSVIYQANILSSLSPWLACIAVLVVTRRAFQVRIALARVGRFVLRSAAAFGATSGLWFVGAWLLRRQFAPHATMDMIISQWLTRYVPPAVRVYPQWPLRPDSTAAWLLYEWVGSLFWIAVAVALYVLLMSVPDRAVAADRMVARQIMAAGSGDHLQAMTVWPGNRYWFNEARDGYVAFRVRNGVAVTVGQPVGSAAVEELAAGFEKFAAAQGWTVAWYSVNADFARDRAAHGFKRVQVAEESLMLTECTDFKGKKFQNVRTARNRAVKEGVEAVWTTWAEAGPALRDKITALSEEWVADKALPEMGFTLGTLDELAEPGTRLLLAIDGQGRVHGVTSWLPVYEHGQLAGLTLDFMRRDREGFRPVIEFLLAEAAVAAREEGLEWVSLSGAPLARSSEAKSFLDQALDRVGHTMEPFYGFRTLAASKYKFNPTHEPWYLVYRDELTLPAIAIAVSGCYLPQFGIGLLLNRVPAS; from the coding sequence ATGACCAGACAGCTTTTCGCCGTCGTGCGGCGCACGCCCGCCACTTTTGTCCTGGCGGCCATGATCTGGATCGTGCGGTGGACCGTCGGGCCGGACACCTTTGACCTCTGGGATAGCCTCGGCGTGTGGATGCCCTACCGCATCAATGACCCTCACCTCCTGCTCGCCGGCCTGACGGCGAGCACGGGCATGGGGGCGATCATCTCCACCGGCGCCATCCTGGTGCTGGTGCTCGGCTCGGAGATGGTGCTGGGCACCCGCAAGATGCTCGCCGTCGCGGCGGCCATGCAGATCTTTGCCACGCCGGTGGGGTTGATGATCGCCCAATCCGTCGAAGAGGTCGGCCTTAACCGCTGGGGGGCTGACCTGCTTAACCAGGCGTTTGTCAGCCCCGTGGGCTGGATCTGCGGCACGGCGGCATTTGCCACCGGGCACATGCCCGTCCTGTGGCGGCGGCGCATCGCCGGCTGGCTGGTCACCCTCACCGCCACCCTGGTGCTCTTTTCCGGCAGCCTGGGCGACTTTGTGGGCCTGGCCACCACGATCCTGGGCCTGCTCGCCCGCAACGTGAACTCGGTGCGCCGGATGTCCCTGCGCGAGACCCGAGTGCTGGTGGCCATGGTGCTCGCCGCCGTGGGCTTGGGACCGGTGATCTCCGCGTTTAACCCGCTGGCGCAAAGCCCCCTGTCCGCCGTCGGGGAACTGGCCTGGTGGCCGGCGGTCATCGACCTGGTGCCGCTGATTGTGCAGGCGGTGCTCATCCTGGGGCTGGTGCGCGGCCGCCGCCTAGCGTGGTGGCTGTCGCTGGGATTCCAGATTCTTTCCTGCCTGGTCATCGCCGTACACGTGGTGGCGCGCCGGGAGGCCTATGACGGTTCGGTGATCTACCAGGCAAACATCCTGTCTAGCCTGAGCCCGTGGCTGGCGTGTATCGCGGTGCTGGTGGTCACGCGCCGGGCTTTCCAGGTGCGTATTGCGTTGGCCCGCGTGGGCCGGTTTGTGCTGCGCTCCGCCGCGGCGTTCGGGGCGACTAGCGGCCTGTGGTTTGTGGGGGCGTGGCTGTTGCGCCGCCAGTTCGCGCCGCATGCGACGATGGACATGATTATCTCGCAGTGGCTGACGCGCTACGTCCCGCCGGCGGTGCGGGTGTACCCGCAGTGGCCGTTGCGTCCGGATTCCACCGCGGCCTGGCTGCTCTACGAGTGGGTGGGCTCCCTGTTCTGGATTGCGGTGGCCGTGGCGTTGTACGTGCTGCTGATGTCGGTGCCGGATCGTGCGGTGGCGGCTGATCGGATGGTGGCTCGCCAGATCATGGCTGCTGGCAGCGGAGACCACCTCCAGGCGATGACGGTGTGGCCGGGCAATAGGTACTGGTTCAATGAGGCGCGCGACGGCTACGTGGCGTTCCGGGTCCGCAACGGCGTGGCGGTGACGGTTGGTCAGCCGGTGGGCAGCGCTGCGGTGGAGGAATTGGCTGCGGGCTTTGAAAAGTTTGCGGCGGCCCAGGGCTGGACGGTGGCGTGGTATTCGGTGAATGCGGACTTCGCGCGAGATCGCGCCGCGCATGGCTTTAAGCGCGTGCAGGTGGCTGAGGAGTCCTTGATGCTGACCGAGTGCACGGACTTTAAGGGCAAGAAGTTCCAGAACGTGCGCACCGCCCGCAATCGCGCGGTCAAGGAGGGCGTGGAGGCCGTGTGGACGACGTGGGCGGAGGCTGGCCCGGCACTGCGGGACAAGATCACCGCCCTGTCGGAGGAGTGGGTGGCCGATAAGGCGCTGCCGGAGATGGGCTTTACCCTGGGCACCCTCGACGAGCTGGCGGAGCCGGGAACGCGGCTGCTGCTGGCCATCGACGGCCAGGGCCGTGTCCATGGCGTGACCAGCTGGTTGCCGGTCTACGAGCACGGCCAGTTAGCCGGTTTGACGTTGGACTTCATGCGCCGGGATCGGGAGGGCTTCCGCCCGGTCATCGAGTTCTTGCTGGCGGAGGCCGCGGTGGCCGCCCGGGAGGAGGGGCTGGAGTGGGTGTCGCTGTCGGGAGCGCCGCTGGCGCGGTCGAGCGAGGCGAAGAGCTTTTTGGATCAAGCCCTGGATCGGGTGGGCCATACGATGGAGCCGTTCTATGGCTTCCGCACGTTGGCCGCGTCGAAGTACAAGTTCAACCCGACCCACGAGCCGTGGTATTTGGTCTACCGCGATGAGTTGACCTTGCCGGCCATCGCCATCGCGGTGTCGGGCTGCTACTTGCCGCAGTTTGGCATCGGGTTACTTTTGAACCGGGTCCCGGCGTCCTAG